In the Topomyia yanbarensis strain Yona2022 chromosome 3, ASM3024719v1, whole genome shotgun sequence genome, one interval contains:
- the LOC131688419 gene encoding coagulation factor XI-like, translating to MITLTQTVLILYTLSQLGHGTGDSAGQPTDEIECGVRFRVKPPGNWPFHVLLVTYPASPSLAAVVLCGGTVIGMRTVLTAAHCVLGSNRRPVNVSSVVIYAAIYNLSSLESTPRHSVESIIIHPEYSTDTLTNDVALLRLDDIVGYNQLVQPVCLWPSDRSGSRKIELVEATAIGWGIDATGSFSNALKECNQRLPSMDECRMQFGRILLRNESLFCARTKVCRGSGGSGLYVQRKGRMYLRGIVLLGPPTSASSRCGDNKLTVFLDMGKHYDWIRQQLFNDLK from the exons ATGATAACGCTTACTCAAACAGTTTTGATACTCTACACGCTGAGTCAACTAGGTCACGGCACTGGCGATTCCGCGGGACAACCAACGGACGAAATCGAGTGTGGTGTACGATTCAGAGTGAAGCCTCCGGGGAACTGGCCTTTCCATGTCTTACTGGTAACATATCCGGCGTCCCCTTCGCTAGCGGCAGTAGTTTTATGCGGAGGGACAGTGATCGGGATGCGAACCGTACTGACCGCGGCGCATTGTGTACTTGGTTCGAATAGACGTCCAGTGAATGTATCGTCGGTAGTCATTTATGCTGCAATATACAATTTAAGTTCTTTGGAAAGCACTCCGCGGCATTCCgttgaatcaattattatccATCCCGAGTACAGCACGGACACGTTAACGAATGACGTGGCATTGTTGAGGTTGGATGACATTGTTGGATATAATCAATTGGTTCAACCGGTTTGCTTGTGGCCATCGGATAGGAGTGGTTCACGAAAAATTGAGCTTGTGGAAGCGACCGCCATTGGATGGGGAATCGATGCGACTGGCTCGTTTTCGAATGCTCTGAAAGAATGCAATCAACGATTGCCATCGATGGACGAATGCCGAATGCAATTTGGTAGGATTCTGCTACGGAATGAATCACTTTTTTGTGCAC GTACAAAAGTCTGTCGAGGAAGTGGAGGTAGTGGGTTGTACGTTCAACGAAAGGGTCGCATGTATCTCAGAGGAATCGTCTTACTTGGACCACCAACTAGCGCTAGTAGCAGATGTGGGGACAACAAGTTAACAGTTTTCTTAGACATGGGAAAGCACTACGACTGGATTCGACAgcaactttttaatgatttaaaataa